A region from the Dryobates pubescens isolate bDryPub1 chromosome 39, bDryPub1.pri, whole genome shotgun sequence genome encodes:
- the GINS1 gene encoding DNA replication complex GINS protein PSF1 — MAGERALGLVRELRRASDGHLPPFQTEVLRQALEEMRALYERNQADVSDAKSGRTELIFLIRFRHCCLLRNQRCILAYLYDRLLRIRALRWECGSVLPNTTQFHMSAEEVEWFNRYKKSLATYMRSVGGEEGLDLTQDLKPPKSLYIEVRCLRDYGEFEIDDGTTILLKKNSQHFLPRWKCEQLIRQGVLEHILS, encoded by the exons ATGGCGGGAGAGCGCGCGCTGGGGCTGGTGCGGGAGCTGCGGCGGGCATCGGACGGGCACCTGCCGCCCTTCCAG ACGGAGGTGCTGCGGCAGGCGCTGGAGGAGATGCGGGCGCTGTACGAGCGGAACCAGGCGGACGT GTCCGACGCGAAGTCAGGACGGACGGAGCTGATCTTCCTCATCCGCTTccggcactgctgcctgctccgaAACCAGCGCTGCATCCTGGCTTACCT GTACGACCGGCTGCTGCGCATCCGAGCACTCAGGTGGGAGTGTGGCAGCGTCCTGCCCAACACCACCCAGTTCCACATGTCTGCTGAGGAA GTGGAGTGGTTCAACCGCTACAAGAAGTCTCTGGCTACCTACATGAGGTcggtgggaggagaggaggggctgGACCTTACCCAGGACCTGAAGCCTCCTAAAAGCCTCTACATCGAA GTGAGGTGTTTAAGGGACTATGGGGAATTTGAGATCGATGATGGGACCACCATCCTGCTGAAGAAGAACAGCCAG CACTTCCTACCCCGCTGGAAATGTGAGCAGTTGATCAGGCAAGGAGTCCTGGAGCACATCCTGTCATAG
- the SLC8A1 gene encoding sodium/calcium exchanger 1 isoform X3 gives MLTPLFSSLLFPSLLLFCPGGKLWKEENEEKQPLTSKEEEERRIAEMGRPILGEHTKLEVIIEESYEFKNTVDKLIKKTNLALVVGTNSWREQFIEAITVSAGEDDDDDECGEEKLPSCFDYVMHFLTVFWKVLFAFVPPTDYWNGWACFVVSILMIGLLTAFIGDLASHFGCTIGLKDSVTAVVFVALGTSVPDTFASKVAATQDQYADASIGNVTGSNAVNVFLGIGVAWSIAAIYHAAHGQAFQVSPGTLAFSVTLFTIFAFISVGVLLYRRRPEIGGELGGPRTSKLLTSSLFILLWLLYIFFSSLEAYCHIKGF, from the exons ATGCTTACCCCactcttttcctctttgctttttccctctttgcttttgttctgcCCTGGAGGGAAACTCTGGAAGG AAGAGAATGAAGAGAAGCAACCACTGaccagcaaggaggaggaggagcgtCGGATTGCGGAGATGGGGCGCCCCATCCTGGGAGAGCACACCAAGCTGGAGGTCATCATCGAGGAGTCCTACGAATTCAAG AACACGGTGGACAAGCTCATTAAGAAGACAAACCTGGCCCTGGTGGTTGGCACAAACAGCTGGAGGGAGCAGTTCATTGAGGCCATTACGGTCAGCGCAG GGGAAGACGACGACGACGATGagtgtggggaggagaagctgccctcctgcttcgACTACGTGATGCACTTCCTGACCGTCTTCTGGAAGGTCCTCTTCGCCTTCGTGCCCCCCACAGACTACTGGAACGGTTGGGCTTGCTTCGTGGTCTCCATCCTGATGATTGGCCTCCTGACGGCCTTCATCGGCGACCTGGCCTCCCACTTCGGCTGCACCATCGGCCTGAAGGACTCGGTCACTGCCGTCGTCTTCGTCGCCCTGGGCACCTCCGTGCCAG ACACTTTTGCCAGCAAGGTGGCAGCAACGCAGGACCAGTACGCGGACGCCTCCATCGGGAACGTCACCGGCAGCAACGCGGTGAACGTCTTCCTGGGCATCGGGGTGGCCTGGTCGATCGCCGCCATCTACCACGCCGCCCACGGACAAGCCTTCCAAGTGTCCCCAGGGACCCTGGCCTTCTCCGTCACCCTCTTCACCATTTTTGCTTTCATCAGCGTGGGCGTCCTGCTCTACCGGCGGAGACCCGAGATCGGAGGTGAGCTGGGCGGGCCGCGGACTTCCAAGCTGCTCACCTCCTCCCTCTTTATCCTCCTCTGGTTGTTGTACATATTCTTCTCATCTCTGGAAGCCTACTGCCACATAAAGGGCTTCTAA